One stretch of Salarias fasciatus chromosome 19, fSalaFa1.1, whole genome shotgun sequence DNA includes these proteins:
- the nkx2.4a gene encoding NK2 homeobox 4a isoform X3, with amino-acid sequence MSLSPKHTTPFSVTDILSPIEETYKKFSGMDGAGNLTSPLGAYRQPQFSHSAMGGYCNGSIGNMGDLPSYQESMRNSAAATGWYSANPDPRYSTISRFMGPSTGMNMTGMGSLTGMADATKAMPALHAAPRRKRRVLFSQAQVYELERRFKQQKYLSAPEREHLASMIHLTPTQVKIWFQNHRYKMKRQAKDKAAQQLQQQQQQDGNLCQQQAQSPRRVAVPVLVKDGKPCQNGSNTPTPNQQQVQQNQQQSQQQQQQQQNGAGVVLASSANSLSQHQSQQQVNALELEDMSPSPPSLHSQLNMAQIDTSAVDYTSNMVSSNLLYGRTW; translated from the exons ATGTCGTTGAGCCCAAAGCACACAACGCCTTTTTCAGTGACAGATATTTTGAGTCCAATCGAGGAGACCTACAAGAAGTTTAGTGGCATGGACGGCGCAGGGAACCTAACCTCTCCACTGGGAGCCTACCGACAGCCTCAG TTCTCCCACAGCGCGATGGGGGGATACTGCAATGGAAGCATTGGCAACATGGGAGATCTGCCGTCGTACCAGGAAAGCATGCGGAATagtgcagcagcaacagggTGGTACAGTGCCAACCCGGACCCCAGATACTCCACAA TTTCTAGATTCATGGGACCTTCCACAGGTATGAACATGACCGGCATGGGGAGTCTCACGGGGATGGCGGACGCCACCAAAGCCATGCCAGCCCTGCACGCGGCGCCCAGGAGGAAACGGCGCGTCCTGTTCTCGCAGGCTCAGGTCTACGAGCTGGAGAGGAGGTTTAAGCAGCAGAAATACCTGTCGGCGCCCGAGAGGGAGCACCTGGCCAGCATGATCCACCTGACGCCGACCCAGGTCAAGATCTGGTTTCAGAACCACCGGTACAAGATGAAGCGCCAGGCCAAGGACAAGGCggcgcagcagctgcagcagcagcagcagcaggacggaaaCCTGTGCCAGCAGCAGGCGCAGTCCCCGAGGCGCGTCGCCGTGCCCGTTCTGGTGAAGGACGGTAAACCGTGCCAGAACGGCTCCAACACGCCGACGCCGAACCAGCAGCAGGTGcaacagaaccagcagcagagccagcagcagcagcagcagcagcaaaacgGAGCCGGAGTCGTGCTCGCGTCCTCGGCCAACAGCCTCAGCCAGCATcagagccagcagcaggtgaACGCTTTGGAGCTGGAGGACATGTCGCCCAGCCCCCCCTCACTACACAGCCAGCTCAACATGGCCCAGATAGACACCTCTGCTGTAGATTACACCAGTAACATGGTCAGCTCAAACCTCCTCTACGGCAGAACGTGGTAG
- the nkx2.4a gene encoding NK2 homeobox 4a isoform X1, translating into MSLSPKHTTPFSVTDILSPIEETYKKFSGMDGAGNLTSPLGAYRQPQVSQTGMQQHSMGHNASVATTYHMPHSVSQFSHSAMGGYCNGSIGNMGDLPSYQESMRNSAAATGWYSANPDPRYSTISRFMGPSTGMNMTGMGSLTGMADATKAMPALHAAPRRKRRVLFSQAQVYELERRFKQQKYLSAPEREHLASMIHLTPTQVKIWFQNHRYKMKRQAKDKAAQQLQQQQQQDGNLCQQQAQSPRRVAVPVLVKDGKPCQNGSNTPTPNQQQVQQNQQQSQQQQQQQQNGAGVVLASSANSLSQHQSQQQVNALELEDMSPSPPSLHSQLNMAQIDTSAVDYTSNMVSSNLLYGRTW; encoded by the exons ATGTCGTTGAGCCCAAAGCACACAACGCCTTTTTCAGTGACAGATATTTTGAGTCCAATCGAGGAGACCTACAAGAAGTTTAGTGGCATGGACGGCGCAGGGAACCTAACCTCTCCACTGGGAGCCTACCGACAGCCTCAGGTGTCTCAGACCGGCATGCAACAGCACTCCATGGGCCACAACGCCAGCGTGGCCACCACTTACCACATGCCGCACTCCGTCTCCCAGTTCTCCCACAGCGCGATGGGGGGATACTGCAATGGAAGCATTGGCAACATGGGAGATCTGCCGTCGTACCAGGAAAGCATGCGGAATagtgcagcagcaacagggTGGTACAGTGCCAACCCGGACCCCAGATACTCCACAA TTTCTAGATTCATGGGACCTTCCACAGGTATGAACATGACCGGCATGGGGAGTCTCACGGGGATGGCGGACGCCACCAAAGCCATGCCAGCCCTGCACGCGGCGCCCAGGAGGAAACGGCGCGTCCTGTTCTCGCAGGCTCAGGTCTACGAGCTGGAGAGGAGGTTTAAGCAGCAGAAATACCTGTCGGCGCCCGAGAGGGAGCACCTGGCCAGCATGATCCACCTGACGCCGACCCAGGTCAAGATCTGGTTTCAGAACCACCGGTACAAGATGAAGCGCCAGGCCAAGGACAAGGCggcgcagcagctgcagcagcagcagcagcaggacggaaaCCTGTGCCAGCAGCAGGCGCAGTCCCCGAGGCGCGTCGCCGTGCCCGTTCTGGTGAAGGACGGTAAACCGTGCCAGAACGGCTCCAACACGCCGACGCCGAACCAGCAGCAGGTGcaacagaaccagcagcagagccagcagcagcagcagcagcagcaaaacgGAGCCGGAGTCGTGCTCGCGTCCTCGGCCAACAGCCTCAGCCAGCATcagagccagcagcaggtgaACGCTTTGGAGCTGGAGGACATGTCGCCCAGCCCCCCCTCACTACACAGCCAGCTCAACATGGCCCAGATAGACACCTCTGCTGTAGATTACACCAGTAACATGGTCAGCTCAAACCTCCTCTACGGCAGAACGTGGTAG
- the nkx2.4a gene encoding NK2 homeobox 4a isoform X2: MSLSPKHTTPFSVTDILSPIEETYKKFSGMDGAGNLTSPLGAYRQPQVSQTGMQQHSMGHNASVATTYHMPHSVSQFSHSAMGGYCNGSIGNMGDLPSYQESMRNSAAATGWYSANPDPRYSTSMNMTGMGSLTGMADATKAMPALHAAPRRKRRVLFSQAQVYELERRFKQQKYLSAPEREHLASMIHLTPTQVKIWFQNHRYKMKRQAKDKAAQQLQQQQQQDGNLCQQQAQSPRRVAVPVLVKDGKPCQNGSNTPTPNQQQVQQNQQQSQQQQQQQQNGAGVVLASSANSLSQHQSQQQVNALELEDMSPSPPSLHSQLNMAQIDTSAVDYTSNMVSSNLLYGRTW, translated from the exons ATGTCGTTGAGCCCAAAGCACACAACGCCTTTTTCAGTGACAGATATTTTGAGTCCAATCGAGGAGACCTACAAGAAGTTTAGTGGCATGGACGGCGCAGGGAACCTAACCTCTCCACTGGGAGCCTACCGACAGCCTCAGGTGTCTCAGACCGGCATGCAACAGCACTCCATGGGCCACAACGCCAGCGTGGCCACCACTTACCACATGCCGCACTCCGTCTCCCAGTTCTCCCACAGCGCGATGGGGGGATACTGCAATGGAAGCATTGGCAACATGGGAGATCTGCCGTCGTACCAGGAAAGCATGCGGAATagtgcagcagcaacagggTGGTACAGTGCCAACCCGGACCCCAGATACTCCACAA GTATGAACATGACCGGCATGGGGAGTCTCACGGGGATGGCGGACGCCACCAAAGCCATGCCAGCCCTGCACGCGGCGCCCAGGAGGAAACGGCGCGTCCTGTTCTCGCAGGCTCAGGTCTACGAGCTGGAGAGGAGGTTTAAGCAGCAGAAATACCTGTCGGCGCCCGAGAGGGAGCACCTGGCCAGCATGATCCACCTGACGCCGACCCAGGTCAAGATCTGGTTTCAGAACCACCGGTACAAGATGAAGCGCCAGGCCAAGGACAAGGCggcgcagcagctgcagcagcagcagcagcaggacggaaaCCTGTGCCAGCAGCAGGCGCAGTCCCCGAGGCGCGTCGCCGTGCCCGTTCTGGTGAAGGACGGTAAACCGTGCCAGAACGGCTCCAACACGCCGACGCCGAACCAGCAGCAGGTGcaacagaaccagcagcagagccagcagcagcagcagcagcagcaaaacgGAGCCGGAGTCGTGCTCGCGTCCTCGGCCAACAGCCTCAGCCAGCATcagagccagcagcaggtgaACGCTTTGGAGCTGGAGGACATGTCGCCCAGCCCCCCCTCACTACACAGCCAGCTCAACATGGCCCAGATAGACACCTCTGCTGTAGATTACACCAGTAACATGGTCAGCTCAAACCTCCTCTACGGCAGAACGTGGTAG